The genomic region TGGGCGATCCCTCGCGCCTCATCCTCGTCTGCCATACGCCACCGCTCGATACCGCGGTGGACGTGGTGGGCTCGGGCGCGCACGTGGGAAGCGCGGCCGTGCGCGACTTCATCCTGCGCCGCGAGCCCGCGGTCTGTCTCACCGGCCACATCCACGAATCCGCGGCCGAGGACAGCCTCGGCAGGACGCGGGTGGTCAACCCCGGCATGCTCGCCGACGGCGGCTACGCGCTCATCCGCGTGCGTCCGGAGTCCATCGTCATCGAACACAGACGCATCGGGCAGGGCGCATGATCCTCTACTCCTGGAACGTGAACGGATTTCGCGCCGCGGCCAAGAAGGGCTTCTGGGACTGGTTTTCCGAGCGCAGGGCCGACGTGGTCTGCCTGCAGGAGACCAAGGCCTCGCCCGAGCAGCTGGCGCCCACGGACCTCGATCCCGAGGGCTACGTGGGCTTCTGGAACTCGGCCACGATGAAGAAGGGCTATTCCGGCACGGCCTGCCTGTGCCGCGTCCCGCCCCTGAACCACCGCCTGGACATGCCTTGGGACGAGTGGCGGGGCGAAGGGCGGCTCGTGCACGTCGAATACCCGGCCTTCCACCTGCTCAACTGCTACTTCCCCAATTCCGGCCAGGGCCCGGTGCGCCTGGCCTACAAGCTCGGCTTCTACCAGGCCTTCCTGGACTACTGCGAGGAGCTGCGGACCAAGAAGCCCGTGGTCTTCTGCGGTGACGTGAACACGGCGCACAGGCCCATCGACCTGCACGACCCGGTGGGCAACGCCAAGTCCTCCGGCTTCCTGCCCGAGGAGCGGGAATGGGTCGACCGCTTCGTGGCCGCAGGATACGTGGACACCTTCCGTCTCTTCACCGAGGACGGGGGCCACTACACCTGGTGGGACTACCGCACCCGCGCCCGGCCGAAGAACATCGGCTGGCGCATCGACTACTTCTTCGTCAGCGAGGAGCTGAGGGACAAGGTCGCGCGGGCCTGGATAGAGCCCGAGGTCATGGGCTCGGACCACTGCCCCGTGGGCCTCGAGCTGTCCGTGTAGCCGCGAACGCTTCTGCGTTTCTGGAAAAGCCCCCGGTCCACGCGGATCGAGGGCTTTTCTGCGTTCGGGAGCAGGGATTTTCCTCCCCGCCCATGACAGGACGCCGCGTCTGGAGTACATGGAGAAGTGCCGGAAATCCTCTGGCCGGTCCGCGCGGTACGGGCGGTGCGGCAGGCCTGGTCCGGCTCCTCGGCCGACGGCGCCCGTTCGCAAGGGAGGACACCATGCGCTACGTTCATGCGGATTCCGAGACCCCCGGGACATTCTCGCTGCGCGAGGCGAGCGAGCCGCTGGCCGGACCGTCCGCCGCCCTGGTGGCGGTCAAGGTCTTTTCCCTCAACCCCGGGGAGATACGCCATGCCCAGGCAGGCGCCTTGCCCAGGCCAGGCTGGGATCTGGCAGGCGAGGTCATCATGCCCGCCGGGGACGGATCGAGCCCCGAGATCGGCACCAGAGTTGTCGGCTTCCTGCCTTCCGGCTCCTGGGCCGAGCGAGTCAGCGTGCCCGGCCGCTCCCTGGCCGCCATCCCGGACGGCGTGTCCCTGGAAGAGGCCGCCTGCCTGCCAGTGGCCGGACTGACCGCCCTCAACATGCTGCACAGGGCCGGTCAGATCGTCGGGGCCAGGGTGCTGGTCAACGGGGCCTCGGGCAGCGTGGGCTACTTCTCCTGCGCCCTGGCCAGGCTCTCGGGCGCGCATGTGGTCGGCGCCCTGCGCAACGCGGACCGCGTCGACTTCGCCCGCCAAGCCGGGGCGCACGAGGTCGTGGTCAGCGAGGACCTGTCCGAGACCGCGGCCCGCGGGCCGTACGACGTGATCGTGGACACCGTGGGGGGCAAGGGCATGGAGCGGGCCGTGCAGCAGCTTGCCGCGGAAGGGCTCTACATCAGCTGCATGACACGCGGGGCGGTGACGCTCGACGATCCCGGCTACCTGCTCGCGCACAATGCCCGCATCGAGATCTACGGCGGGCTGCGCGAGACGCGGCGGACCCCTCCGGGCGACGGCCTGGCCCGGCTACTGGCCTGCGTGGCCGACAAGCGGCTCGAGGTGCCGATCGAGGAGCGCTACGGGTGGGAGTCGGTGGTCATGGCCTGCGAGCGGCTCATGGCGCGCAAGGTGCGCGGCAAGATCGTGCTGACCATAGGCTCCTGAGGCCGCCGTCGCGGCCGGAGCCCCAGGGCCGCCCGCGCGAACGACATGCGAAGGCCCCCGTTTCCGGGGGCCTTCGTCGTTGCCGCGTCTTGCGGAGATCCTATTCGTCGTCCTTGGGGCCCGCTGCCTCCGGCGAGCCCTGAGAACGCTTGCGCCGGAACTTGCCGACGAGCTTGCCGCCCGCCTTGGCCCCCTGCGCTCCTCGCGGAGCATTGCGCTCGGCCTCGGGCGTGTGCTGGGGCTTCTGCGGTGCGTGCGCGGCGCGCTCCGGGGCGTCCTGCCGGGGCTTATGAGCCTTCTCGGGCGCGGGCTTTGCAGAAGAGGGCTTGCCGGTCATGGGCCTGCCGGTTCGGGGCTTGTCGCCCCGCGTCTTGTCCGCGCGCGGCTTGCCCTCGTGCTTCCTGTCCTGGCCGGTCCGCTGGGCGTCGTCCCTGGAGAACGGTTTCGCGCCCGGGTTCTTGTCCTGCCTCCAGCCCTGCCTGTTCTCCTGCGCGGCACCGGCCGCCTGTCCGCCCTTGCCTTTGCAAGGCTTGCCGTGGGCGGGCTTGCCCGCGCGGTCGCGCTGCGTGTCGGCGTTGTTGCGGGCAGGCTTGTCCTTGAACGTCTTCCCGGACTTGCCTTCCCACTTCGCACCGCCCTGTCCCCGGTCCTGTCCGCTCTCCTGGCGGGGCTTGAATCCGCCAGGTTTCTTGCCGCGGGACGCGTCGTTCATCTCGCGGTCCCAGGGTTTGCCGGAGGTCTTCTTGCGGTCGGAAGAGCGGTCCTGAAAACGGTCCGTTCCCCGCTCGAAAGACCGGGGCTGCTCGTCGCGGCGTTTTTCACGGCGATCCCCGAACCGTTCGTCCCGGCGCTCGCGCTTCGGCTCTCCGGAGCGTTCGCCGAAAGGCTTCCCGCCCTCGGGGCGCGACTGGGAGCGCTTGTCGGAGTGTTGTCCGGGGCGCTTCTCCTGGCGGCCCATGCGTTCGTGCCCGCCCTGTTTGGGCGCGCCTCGTCCGGACTGCTCCCGTATCGGCCCCCGCTCCTGACTGCGTTCCTGTCTGCGCTCCTGGCCGCCGCGTTCGTCCCTGCCGCCGCGTTCCGCGCGCGGTGCGCTCGATCCGCGGGCCGGGCCCTTGCGCGTGGCAGGCACGTATTCCGCCATCAGCGCGCCGGACTTGGGGTCGCGCTGCTCGGGCTCCATCCAGGCGGGCTTTATCAGCGCGCCGGAGGGCAGGGGGAAGCCCTCCAGCACGACCAGGGCCAGGCCGCGCGCCGTGCAGCAGTACTGGCCCCTGCGGTCGCCGGGCAGGGCGAAGGCGTCGGAGATGACTCGCGCCCTCGTCTCGTCGGGCTTTTGCAGGCTGCGCCCGGCGTGCACGAAAGAGAGGCTCAGGCGGTTCTTGATCAGGCTCGCGGCCTGGGCCAGATGGGTCAGCCAGAGGGGAGCGCCGTGCGTGCTGAAGGTGAAATGGCACCACGGCAAGCGACCGGTGCCGGGCATGGGACAGGACGTCTGGTGAGGGCAGGGGGAGGCCACGGTCAGCCCCCTCTCCTCGATCAGCACGTGTCTGAGCGCGATGAGGCGGCGGGCGGCCAGGCGCGTGCCCGGCTCCACCAGGAGCAGGGAGCCCGTGTCCGCGAGATGGGAGCAGAGCCGTCCGGCCAGCTCTTCCAGATCCGGTTCCCGCTGGGCGGCATTCCCCTCGGCCAGCTCGTTCAGCACGTTGGCCGCGGTGATCAGGTCGTAGCGGCCGTGCGGCATCTTGAAGAGGTGCTCGTCAAGGAGCTGGATGCGCCAGGGCGAATCAGGGGCCAGGCGGCGGAAAAGGTCCATGCCGTAGCGCAGGGACTTGCCTGCCCGGTCGATGCAGGTGAACTCGATGCGCCGCGTGCGCAGGTCCGGCCGCGCCATCCACAGCGCCTGGACCACTGTCAGCGGCCCTGCGCCCAGGTCCACCACGCGCGCGCCTTCGGGCAGGTCGAGGGGCAGCGTGGCCAACAGCCGCGTCAGGCGGTAGAGGTTCCAGGGATGGAAATAGTGCAGATAGGCCGAGAGCGTGCCGGGCCGGGTCATGTAGTCCGGGGCGAAGGCCTCGGCGCGCTCGTCCGTGAGGCTCGCGGACAGTTCGCGGACCTCGAACGGCAGGTTGCGGGCGTACTTGGGCTTGAGCGGCATGGCTTCCTTGAGGAAGGCGCCGTATTCGCCGAGGAGCCGGATCGCGTCGTCCGGCATGGGAAAGAAGAGCGCGGAGGGAGTCTCAGGGGACATAGTCGAAGTGCATCCTTTCAATGTAGCGACGGCCGAAGTCCGCTTCGGCGGCCATGTCCAGCACGTGCGAGCGGCCGGGCAGCAGGGCCGCGCTCGCCAGGGCCTCGTCGTTCACGGCCAGGAGGCGGGCTCCGGCCAGCGAGGTGTTGCCCGCGGCCACTGCCTTGGCGGCCAGGGAAGCGGGGATGAAGCCGAGCTCCGCCAGGTCTTCCGGCCGCACGTGGCTGCCGAGGGCTCCGGCCAGATAGAGGGTGGAAACATCTCCGGGGGCCAGTCCGGCCTCGGCAAGCAGGGCCGAGACGGCGGCGTTGCAGGCCGCCTTGACCTTCAGCACCTCCTCGACGTCCGAGGCGCGCATGGCGAGGTGGCCCGGCAATCCCAGCACGGCCTCGCCGTGCTCCTCGCGCAGTCCGGCGAGCAGACGCGCGGCCAGGGGCGAGGTCCCTGACACGAAGTGCCCCCTCGCGTCAAGCGCCCCGGCGCGCCGAAGCTGCGCCAGCAGCGAGAGGGCGCCCGTGCCGGTCATGCCGCGAAGCCTTGCACCTTCCCACGGTCCCTCGGCGGTGGGCAGGACCTCGGGCGTGAGCCCCCTCGGGCCGAGGCCGAAGCCCGCGGCCGCTCCGGGGCCCGCAAGGCAGCCGCCGGACAGGCCCACGCCCTCGAGCGCCGGGCCCATGGGCACGCTCGCCAGGAGGAGCCGTCCGCCGGGCAGGGCCAGGGCGAACTCGCCGTTGGTTCCGAAGTCCGCCAGCAGCCAGGGCGCGGGCGGGGCGACCTCGGCCTCCAGGTGGAGGATGCCCGCGGACACGTCGCCGCCCACGAAGGGACCGAGCTGGGGCGGGATGACGCACTCGGGCAGGTCCTCGGCAAGGAGCTCCTTTTGTCCGCCCGCGTATTCCAGGCGATACGGCGCGCAGGAGAGCCCTTCCACCGACCGGCCGAGGAAGAGGCAGGTCATGGAGGGGTTGGCGGCCACGACGAGTCTGTCGGGCGAGCCCGCGGCGCGGTGCAGGGTGCGCAGCCTCTCGACCACCAGCCTGCGCAGGTGGTCGGCGTGGCCGGACATGGCGAAGGCCAGGCGGGACATGATCTCGCTGCCCGCGCCGAGCTGGGGGTTGGGCTCCGAGGCCTCGGCCAGGACGCGGCCTTGTTCGTCCAGGGCCGCCCAATGGATGCTCGTTGTGCCGAGGTCCACGGCCAGGGCCGCGGCCTTGGTCTCGGGGAGGAGGGCCGCGGCGCCTCCGGCCCTGGGCCAGGATTCGACCGCCATGCCCGGCACGGCCTGGTGGCGGCAGGCCAGGCGGATGCCGTCCGCCAGTTCCTCGGCCGACAGGAGCCGCTCCTCGGTGGCGTCGGCCGCCGGGAGTCCGGCCAGAAAGCGCGTCCTGCAGCGGCCGCAGCGCCCCACCCCCCCGCACAGCGGCTTGACAGGACCGCCGTCGTAAAGGAACATGAGCTGCGCCACGGTGAGCCCGTGTCCTGGGTCCACGGCACGCTCGCCGGCCTGTGCATCCACGAAAAGGAAAGAGTCGCCCGTTTTGTCCATCACCTCGATGATGGAGCGGGCGGCGGTTTTTTGCAATCTTTGGGAGCGGAAAATACGCACTTTTCCCCGCCCGAGGGTTGACGCCGCCTGCCCAGGACTTAGGTCAGTGCAGACGAACAACGCTTACGAAAGCCACAAGGAGAAGGCCATGTCCACATATCCCGACAGGTATTGCCCGCACTGCGGCGAGAAACTCTGCGAGTGGGAAGCTCCCCCGGAAACGTGGTGGGGCATCATCCTGGTCTGCAACAACAACGAGTGCAGCTACTTCAAGGGATCGCCCGAACAGATCCAGGGCAAGCGCGACGATTCGAACCTCGGCACCCGCTACGCCGAGGACCCGGCGCTCAACTTCGCGCCCTTCAACCTCCTTTCCTGGTGCCCGCCGGTCTAGCAGCTTCCGGCCGGCCCGCCCGCGCGACTCCACGCGATTTCGAGAGGCCCCCGCACGGGGCCTCTCTTTTTACCCTCGCTCCGGGCATGGCCCCGGATACATTGACAAGTCGGCCACCCGGCTCGATACTGTGGGTCATGCCCCGCCTGAACGCGTCCGCAACGCCCGGGATCGTCTGATGTCCGGCCATGCCATCGGCGTCGTCGCCGTCGTCTTCATCGTCGGCGTGGTCGGGCTGGTGGCCATCTTCTTTCTGCTGAACACCGCGGAAACCCTCTCCAAGCTCCTCGCCCACGTGCTCCATCGTCTGGCCCGCAACCCCGTGCAGCGGGCCTCGACGACCACGCACGTGGACCGCTCGCAGACCGTCATCCAGCATTTCCACGGCTCCGGACCGGCCCCGCAGGCGGCAGTGCCGGGAGCGGAGCGGACGTATCGCGTCTCTCTGGCAGCTCCGGACGGCCCGCCCGCGCTCGAGCCCGAGGACGAGCCCCTGACCCTGCCGCCCGGCCAGGAGGCCTTCCTCGTGCCCGTTGAGATGGAGCCGGACGCCTACGGCTACATCACCCGCACCGGCAGGCAGGTCATCGAGCCGCGCTTCGAGTACGCCGAGCCCTTCAGCGAGGGGCTGGCCGTCATCGGCCGGGACGGGCATTACGGCTACATCGACGCCGCGGGCAGCGAGGTCATCTCCGCCGTGTTCGACGACGCGGGCGAGTTCGCCGAGGGGCTGGCCCCGGTCATGCGCGGCGGCAGATACGGCTTCATCGACGCCTCGGGCACCTTCGTCATAGCGCCCGCCTACGACGGCGCGGCCTCGTTCGGCCAGGGACTGGCCGCCGTGCTGGTCGCCGGAAGGTACGGCTATGTGGACACGCGCGGCGAAATGGCCATCCCGCCGCGCTTCGACTACGCCGGGCGTTTCCGCGCAGGCAAGGCGGCGGTCATGCTCGACGGCGAGTGCGGCTTCCTTTCTCTTGCGGGCGAGTGCGGCATGCTGCCGCCGCATACCTGTCCGGGCGGCTTTTCCGAGGCGCTGGTGCCCGTGCTGCGAAACGGCGCCTGGGGCTATGCGCTGCAGAACGGCAAGATGCACATCCAGCCGCGCTTCGAGGCTGCGGAGCCGTTCAGCGAGGGGCTGGCCGCCGTCTGCGAGAACGGTCGATGGGGCTACATCGACATGTACGGCCGCTCTGTGGTTTCGCCTCGGCTGGAGCGCGCGGGCGCCTTCAGCGAGGGGCTGGCCCCGGCCTGCGAGAAGGGGCTGTGGGGATTTCTTCTGCCTGACGGCGAATGGGCCGTGGAGCCCGTGTGGCAGATGGCCCATCCCTTTTCCGACGGCCTGTCCCGCGTACGCGTGGACGGCCGCTGGGGCTACGTCAGGCCGGATGGATCGTTCGCCCTGGAGGCGGTCTTCGAGGAAGCCGGGGATTTCCGCCACGACCTCGCCCTGGTGCGCAGGGACGGCCGCGACATGTATCTCGATTCGAGCGGCAGCGTGATCTGCCTGCTGCCCGCGGCGGACGGGGCCGGGCGGGGACGCGGCCGCTTTGCGCCGAAAGGATAGGACTGGAACGGACGGAGGAATGTTCCTCCGGGCGAACTGCCCTGATTTTTGGGAGAGGTCCGGAGCCGGAAACGACAGCGGCCCCGTGAGGGGCCGCCGATGGTTTCGGAAGGGTCGGGTCGGGCAGGCTAGAGCTTGCGCACCTCGGGGGGAGTCTTGTCCTCGACCTTGGCCTGCAGCGGCTCCTTCTCGTCGAGCACTGCCGTGTATTCCTTCACCTCTTTGCTGAAATCCGCCATGTTCTTCCGGGAGACGTTGTTCGCCGGAGGCGTCTTCACGGCCAACGGATTGATGTACTTGCCGCCGAGCCGCATGCGGAAGTCGAGGTGCGGGCCCGTGGCCAGTCCGCTCGATCCCACGTAGCCGATGATCTGCCCTTGCGAGACGCTGGTGCCGGTGCGGATGCCGCGGGCGTAGCCGTGCAGGTGAGAGTACCAGGTCTCGTAGCCGTTGCGGTGCCTGACCTTGATCATGCGTCCCGCGCCGCCGTTCACGCCCACGAAGGTCACCACTCCGTCGCCGATGGTGCGCACCGGCGTTCCGACCGGCGCGGCGTAGTCGATGGCGGGATGCGCCCTGAACTCGTGCAGGATGGGGTGGAAGCGCTTCCAGGAGAAGCTCGAGCTGATGCGGGTGAACTTGAGCGGGGCCTTGAGGAAGGCCTTGCGCATGGAGTGGCCGTCGCTGCTGTAGTAGGAGGGGCGATAGGCGCCGTCGGTGTACAGGAAGGCGTAGTAGCTGTCGCCCTGGTTGTCGAAGCGGGCGGCCAGGATCTTGCCGTAGCCCGCGAAGTTGCCGTCCAGGTAGCGCTTCTCCACGACCACGCGGAACGAGTCGCCTTCGCGCAGGTCGCGGGCGAAGTCCACGTCCCATTCGAAGATGTTGCCCAGGGCGAAGGCCAGGGCGTCGTGCTCCCCGGCGTCTTCCACGGCCTGGAACAGGCTGTCCGTAATGGTGCCTTTGACCATGACGGTGGAGACGTCATAGTCGATGGGCACACGGTTCACCTCGAAGCCGTTGTCGTCGAGGTTGACCACGAGGCGCTCGTCGCTGTCGATGTCGTAGACGAACTGGCGCAGGGAGTTGTCCTCCGCGACGATGGAGTAGTCGCGGCCCGCGTTGATGCGCGAGAGGGGGAAGACCGAGGCGCATTTCTGGGCCAGGGTGTGGATGTCGGCCGTGGATATGTACTGTCCGAGTATGTCGGAGACCGTATCACCGGGCTTGACCGTTCCCTTGATGACGGACGTGGCGGGCTCGGCCGGGGCGGCCGTACAGTTCTCGGCAGTCTGCTCCGGCTGCTGCACCTGGGCCGGCGCCGGTGCGTCGTCCTTTTTGCTGTGCATCAGCGGGGTGACGAGCACGGCCGCCAGGATCAGGACACAGAACAGAAAGGCCAAACGAACCGGGCGGATTCGTTTGGCCTTTGCAATAATATTGTAGCTGTTCGTTTTACGCATGGTCTCTTCGTAATTTCTTCGATTTCCTGTCTTAGTGTACAAAGGCGATCAGTTTCTGGCTTGCTACACTATTCGAAAAGCCCTGTCCAGAACGTAGAAACGTCTTTTTACTTCAATGTAGTTGATGTCATGCAGTCCGGGGCTCTCAGCCCGCTCCGGAAGCCGATTCCGGGGTGGGGCTCAAAAAATTAAGTATCCGGGGAAGGGGACGATAAGGCGAGTGACTGTGCCTCATAGCGTTATAGGTTTTCACTAGTTACGGTATCCGGCAAGGACGCCGGGAAGGAATCCAAGGAGGAATACCATGTCGCTCGTCATCAACCACAACATGATGGCCATGACCGCGTCCCGCAACCTGACCTCGGCCTACGACAGTCTGAGCACCTCGGTGAACAGGCTCTCTTCCGGCCTGCGCATCAACAGTTCCGCGGACGACGCCGCGGGGCTGGCGATCCGCGAGCTCATGCGCTCGGACATCTCGGCGCTGAACCAGGGTGTGCGCAACGCCAACGACGCCATCTCGCTCATCCAGACTGCGGACGGCGCGCTGCAGGTGGTGGACGAAAAGCTGATCCGCATGAAGGAGCTGGCCGAGCAGGCGGCCACCGGCACCTACAACTCCGACCAGCGCCTGATCATCGACTCCGAGTACCAGGCCATGGCTTCGGAAATCACCCGTATCGCCAGCGCCACGGACTTCAACGGCATCTACCTGCTGAACGGCAACCTCTCGTCCGAGACGCACAGCGGCGCGGGGCTCAATTCCACCGGGAAGCTGAAGGTCCACTTCGGCCCGGGCAACGACTCGTCCGAGGACTACTACTACGTCCAGGTCGGCACCTCCACGGCCTCCGCCCTGGGCGTGGGCCTGGGCGCCACCACCACGGCCGGGCGCTCCATCTCCACGCAGGAGCTGGCCCAGACCGCCCTGGACCAGATCAACAAGGCCATCGTCTCCAAGGACAAGATCCGCGCCAACCTGGGCGCCCTGCAGAACCGCCTGGAGAACACGGTGACCAACCTGCAGATCCAGGCCGAGAACCTGCAGGCTTCCGAGTCGCGCATCTCCGACGTGGACGTGGCCACCGAGATGACCGAGTACACCCGCGACCAGATCCTGTCGCAGTCCGCCGTGGCCATGCTCTCGCAGGCCAACAGCCTGCCGAAGATGGCCCTGAACCTCATCCAGGGCTAGCCTCGGTTCGCCCGAACCGGGCTTCGCAACGAAAGGGGCCCTCCGCGAGGAGGGCCCCTTTTTGTTTCGCAGCGGGAGCGGGAATCGGCTCAGGCCGAGGGGGCCAGGCCCTGCCGTCCCTTGCGCGGGCGCGACTGGCTCAGGAAGACGCCGAGAAAGACGAGGAGCGAGGCGAGGTACTGTTGGGTGCTGAAGCGGTCGCCGAGCAGCAGGCTGCCCAGGATCAGCGTGACCACCGGGATCAGGTTGACGAAGGCCGTCGCCTGGCCCGCGGGCAGGCGGCTCATGCCGAAGTTGTAGAAGCCGTAGGCCCCGATGCTGATGAAGAGCCCGAGGTAGACCACGCACAGGGCGGGCAGGAGGGGGAGCGCCGCGGGCAGGCTTACGCCGGTGACGGCCATGGCGGGCACGAAGAAGACCGCGCCCACGAGCGCCTGCATGAAGGTCAGAAACCAGGAGTTGTAGCGAGTCGTGAGCTTCTTCAGGAGCAGCATGTAGCCGGTGGCGCAGCACATGGCCAGGAACTCCAGGAAGTTGCCGAGCAGGGGATCGGGCGCATTCTCCGTGGTCGCTGCCACTCCGGTGAGCCAGACCACGCCCGCGATGGACAGGAGGAAGCCGCAGTACGTGCGCAGGGAGGTGCGCTCCTGCAGGAAGATGCGCGCGCCCACTGCCGTGAGCAGCGGCAGGATGGCCGTGATCATGCCCGCTTGCGAGGCCGCGGTGTAGCGCAGGGCGTAGGCCTCGCAGACGAAGTAGAGGCAGGGCTCGCACAGCGCCATGAGCACGATCCACTTCCAGTCGCCCGGCCGGTAGTCGGCCCGAAAGCGCCTGAGGAAGACGGCGAAGGCCAGGGCCGCGATGGCCATGCGGCTGAAGACCACGAGCATGGGGTGGAAGGCGCCTACGGCCACCTTCATGGCGATGAAGGAGCTGCCCCACAGGACCACGGCCGCGATCAGGGCCAGGGTCGGGAGCGTGGCTTCGTTGCTGCGCAGGTGCATCGTTTTCTCCATATGAAAACGCGCCGGCGGACCAGGGGTCCACCGGCGCGCGGCCGTTCCTGATCGATGGGGTATCGCCGAGGTCAGCGTGCCGTCCGCACGGCGCGGGCGGTCGTCCTTCGCCAGGCGCGCCGCGCGCCGTGGCGCCCGTTTTTGTGGTGCGTCGTGCGGGTCGCTTGCATGGATGCTTTCGTGTCCTGTCGCGCTAGCTGTTCAGGACGCCGGTGTGGCGGCCGACCTTTTCCCGGGCCATGTGGGCGTCGAAATCCTCTGCAGGCCAGTCCAGCGGCGAGGCCTCGCCCTTGAGCAGCAGTTCCCTGACCTCCGAGGAGACGGGATGCCCCTCGCGGATGAAGCCGGTGTAGATGCCCGCGTGGTCCACGTCGCCGATGAGGATGCAGCCGACCAGGCGGTCGCCCTCGGCGTCCTTCTTGAAGACGAGCTTGCGGTAGCGCATGGCCGCCTCGTCGCAGCGCACCACGACTTCGTAGCCCGCGTCCGCGGGCGGGTTGCTGAGCCCCACGGAGATGGTACCCAGGCCGAAGAAGGGGATGGAGTTCATGGCCAGGCCGCCCGCATAGGGGGTGTCGGCGCCCGCCATGTTGGCGCCGGCGTTGGCGCCCTGGTTGTAGGCGCTCGGCCAGATGGGGGTCACGGCGCGCGTGCCGCTCTGCATGTCCAGCGCCTCGGCCACGTCGCCCGCGGCGAAGATGTCCGCGTCACTCGTGCGCATGTGGTCGTCGCAGACGATGCCCTTGTTGCACGTCACATTCGCGCTTCTGGCCAGCTCCAGGCGCGGGAAGACGCCCGTGGCCATGATCACGCAGTCCGCGGGCAGGTCGCCGTCC from Desulfovibrio sp. X2 harbors:
- a CDS encoding DMT family transporter, with product MHLRSNEATLPTLALIAAVVLWGSSFIAMKVAVGAFHPMLVVFSRMAIAALAFAVFLRRFRADYRPGDWKWIVLMALCEPCLYFVCEAYALRYTAASQAGMITAILPLLTAVGARIFLQERTSLRTYCGFLLSIAGVVWLTGVAATTENAPDPLLGNFLEFLAMCCATGYMLLLKKLTTRYNSWFLTFMQALVGAVFFVPAMAVTGVSLPAALPLLPALCVVYLGLFISIGAYGFYNFGMSRLPAGQATAFVNLIPVVTLILGSLLLGDRFSTQQYLASLLVFLGVFLSQSRPRKGRQGLAPSA